A window of the Eubalaena glacialis isolate mEubGla1 chromosome 9, mEubGla1.1.hap2.+ XY, whole genome shotgun sequence genome harbors these coding sequences:
- the PLIN2 gene encoding perilipin-2 gives MASVAVEPQPSVVTRVANLPLVSSTYDLVSSAYISTKDQYPYLKSVCEMAEKGVKTITSVAVTSALPIIQKLEPQIAIANTYACKGLDRIEEKLPILNQPTNQVVANAKGAMTGAKDAVTTTVTGAKDSVASTITGVVDKTKGTVTGSVEKTKSVVSGGINIVLGSRMMQLVSSGVENALTRSELLVDQYLPLTKEELEKEAKKLEGFDPVQKPSYYIRLGSLSTKLRSWAYQQALSRVKEAKQKSQETISQLHSTVSLIEFARKNVHNANQKIQCAQDKLYLSWLEWKRSIGYDDTDESHCAEHIESPTLAIARNLTQQLQTTCHTLLSNVQGLPQNIQDQANHLGMMAGDIYSVFRNVASFKEVSDGLLASSKGQLQKMKESLDDVMDYLVNNTPLNWLVGPFYPQVAESQRAQAQGTARRPGSLSAEHIKPVPVSDAQGSQPDDTSSYVETC, from the exons ATGGCATCTGTTGCAGTTGAACCACAGCCG AGTGTGGTGACAAGGGTGGCCAACCTACCCTTGGTGAGCTCCACATATGACCTCGTCTCCTCGGCTTACATCAGTACGAAAGATCAGTATCCCTACTTGAAGTCTGTGTGTGAGATGGCAGAGAAGGGCGTGAAGACCATCACCTCGGTGGCCGTGACGAGTGCTCTGCCAATCATCCAAAAGCTAGAGCCACAAA TTGCCATTGCCAATACCTATGCCTGTAAGGGGCTAGACAGGATTGAGGAGAAACTGCCTATTCTGAATCAGCCAACAAACCAG GTTGTGGCCAATGCCAAAGGAGCTATGACTGGGGCAAAAGATGCTGTGACGACTACTGTGACTGGGGCCAAGGATTCTGTGGCCAGCACAATCACTGGGGTGGTGGACAAGACCAAAGGAACAGTGACCGGCAGTGTGGAGAAGACCAAATCCGTGGTCAGTGGCGGCATTAACATAGTCCTAGGAAGTCGGAtgatgcagctggtgagcagtggAGTAGAAAATGCGCTCACCAGATCAGAGCTGCTGGTAGACCAGTACCTCCCTCTCACCAAGGAGGAACTAg aaaaagaagccaaaaaaCTGGAAGGATTTGATCCTGTTCAGAAGCCAAGTTATTATATCAGACTGGGATCCCTGTCCACCAAGCTCCGCTCATGGGCCTACCAGCAGGCCCTCAGCAGGGTTAAAGAAGCTAAGCAAAAAAGCCAAGAGACCATTTCTCAGCTCCATTCCACTGTCAGCCTG ATTGAATTTGCCAGGAAGAATGTGCATAATGCCAACCAGAAAATTCAGTGTGCTCAGGATAAGCTCTATCTGTCCTGGCTGGAGTGGAAGAGAAGCATCGGCTATGATGATACAGATGAATCCCACTGTGCTGAG CACATAGAGTCACCTACTCTTGCTATTGCCCGAAACCTGACTCAGCAGCTCCAGACCACGTGCCACACCCTCTTGTCCAACGTCCAGGGGTTACCGCAGAACATCCAAGATCAGGCCAACCACTTGGGGATGATGGCTGGCGACATCTACTCAGTGTTTCGCAACGTTGCCTCCTTTAAGGAAGTGTCTGACGGCCTCCTCGCTTCCAGCAAGGGGCAGCTGCAGAAAATGAAGGAGTCTTTAGATGATGTGATGGATTATCTTGTTAACAACACACCCCTCAACTGGCTGGTAGGTCCCTTTTATCCTCAGGTGGCTGAGTCTCAGCGTGCTCAGGCCCAAGGTACAGCCAGGAGGCCCGGCAGCCTGAGCGCAGAACACATTAAACCTGTCCCTGTCAGCGATGCACAGGGCAGCCAGCCAGATGACACCTCCTCTTACGTTGAAACCTGCTAG